The window ACAATATTTCCCAAAGCAAAAATGAGAATAAATACTGTTGCCAATTTGTTGAACCAGTTCTTCTCTAGGTACTGCGAAAGATACAACACACCAACTGAAAATGTTAAACCATTTACTATAAACAATACATTCATCCAAAAATGATGAGGGGAACAAATTTCATGAGGTGCAATTGAATAAGTATACTTCCCACATGATGTCACTCCTAGATCACTCATAGCTTGTTGCATAATATTATAAGGTACAAGTGAAGTCATAATAAAAATCGGTTCTATCACAAAATATAAAATCGTAATAACCCAACTTACTATTCCAATTTTTTTTGATATATGTAACAAAATTAATCTCCCCTTTATATACACTTATTCGCAAAATAAATTACCAATTTAATAGTCATAAATTATATTATGAACTTAATTTAATAAGACCTAGATATGGCTTAAAATTAAATAATTGATGTCCCCACAAATAACATTTTGTTCACATTGTTTGCTCCCTTTAATAACACTGATTTCCTCCTTCAACAAGAAATATTTTCTATAAATAGCATATCAAAGGTTTACTTTACTCGTAAATACAGTGTTAGACTTATAAAATATCAGGCTTAAGACTTACATTTGATTAATGCTAGACATAGGGTTCGAAACAAGTAAAAGAAAGTGGAAAGATTCAACCGTAAATCAACGAGAAATAAATTTAGAGGAGTAAGCTTACCTTCAGCTCTAAACAAAGATGCAGCGTTAACGGTACCTACATCTGATCAACTAGGTACAATGCTCACATACGCAAAAGAACATGAAGATGAAACGTACTATTCAATTTTACTGCTACTTTCTTATACAGGGGTGCGAAAAGGTGAAGCGTTAGGTCTCCAGTGGCGGAATATTGACTTTGAAAAGCAAACGATTAATATTATACGGAATCGAACGAAACACGGTACTGGTACAACTAAACCAAAAATAGTGAACGTAAAATCAAAGTTGGTATGAATGTCATTGATTAGTTAATTTGTTATCAAAAGGGAATCAAAGAAAAGTTGCTATCATTCCGGAAAAAGCTAGAGGTTGAGGATTATGTATTCCATTCATTAGAAAGCATGATACCTATGCCGCTGACAACCCTACACAAAGGCTTTAAAAGAATTGTTCAACGTGCTGGGCTAAAAGAGTGCACTATTCATTCTCTCAGGCACTCGCACGCTACTATTTTAATGAA of the Lysinibacillus fusiformis genome contains:
- a CDS encoding DUF998 domain-containing protein; its protein translation is MLLHISKKIGIVSWVITILYFVIEPIFIMTSLVPYNIMQQAMSDLGVTSCGKYTYSIAPHEICSPHHFWMNVLFIVNGLTFSVGVLYLSQYLEKNWFNKLATVFILIFALGNIVSGFIPADIDLFWHSIVAQIGMITVFFGLWIYAKSLTEGKRWTYFNLFVLLVLLILIVLLFFFPLPAGLLQRLFYGVIFLWGTVLTFLLRD
- a CDS encoding tyrosine-type recombinase/integrase, with protein sequence MERFNRKSTRNKFRGVSLPSALNKDAALTVPTSDQLGTMLTYAKEHEDETYYSILLLLSYTGVRKGEALGLQWRNIDFEKQTINIIRNRTKHGTGTTKPKIVNVKSKLV
- a CDS encoding tyrosine-type recombinase/integrase, whose amino-acid sequence is MLSFRKKLEVEDYVFHSLESMIPMPLTTLHKGFKRIVQRAGLKECTIHSLRHSHATILMNDGVPVRAIGEHA